Proteins encoded in a region of the Brevefilum fermentans genome:
- a CDS encoding Mrp/NBP35 family ATP-binding protein, which yields MSIVTENDVLKALSQVQDPELRRDLVSLNMIKDIKITGSKVTLTVELTTPACPLKHQIQRDVENAVLALEGVESVEVNMGARVPEDKKITDLAIKNIIAVASGKGGVGKSTVAVNMAVALVQCGAKVGLLDADIYGPNVPKMMGVHTLPPTPQDKKIQPAEAFGVKVMSIGFMVGEGQPLIWRGPLLHSAIKQFLQDVDWGELDYLIIDLPPGTGDVQLSLVQTVPLSGGVIVTTPQQVSLDDAARAVSMFNKMEVPILGIVENMSYLQMEDGSVRRLFGEGGGEQLAGWAKAPLLANIPIEESVREGGDTGVPVVVRDPNSPSAKVLMGLAMSVAARMSMVVLG from the coding sequence ATGTCAATTGTGACCGAAAACGATGTTTTGAAGGCACTCAGCCAGGTGCAGGACCCGGAATTACGACGAGACCTGGTTTCTTTAAATATGATTAAAGACATCAAAATCACCGGAAGCAAGGTGACTTTAACCGTAGAACTGACCACGCCTGCCTGCCCATTGAAGCACCAAATCCAAAGAGACGTTGAAAACGCGGTTTTAGCGCTGGAAGGCGTTGAATCGGTCGAGGTCAACATGGGAGCACGGGTGCCTGAGGATAAAAAGATTACTGACTTGGCGATTAAAAATATTATCGCTGTTGCCTCGGGCAAGGGAGGGGTAGGCAAGTCTACCGTAGCAGTGAACATGGCTGTTGCCCTGGTGCAATGCGGCGCAAAGGTTGGTTTACTGGATGCTGATATTTACGGGCCGAATGTCCCCAAAATGATGGGTGTTCACACCCTTCCGCCCACACCGCAAGATAAGAAGATTCAACCGGCAGAGGCGTTTGGTGTTAAGGTGATGTCGATTGGCTTCATGGTTGGTGAGGGTCAACCGCTAATCTGGCGTGGACCGCTGCTGCACTCGGCAATCAAGCAATTCTTGCAGGATGTGGATTGGGGCGAGCTGGACTACCTGATCATTGATCTGCCGCCGGGAACGGGTGATGTTCAACTCTCGTTGGTGCAGACCGTGCCACTAAGCGGCGGTGTGATTGTCACCACGCCACAGCAGGTCTCCCTTGATGATGCTGCCCGGGCTGTGTCGATGTTTAATAAGATGGAGGTGCCGATTTTGGGCATCGTTGAAAATATGAGCTACTTGCAAATGGAGGATGGCTCTGTGCGGCGCTTGTTTGGCGAAGGCGGCGGAGAACAACTGGCTGGATGGGCAAAGGCACCTCTTTTGGCCAACATTCCCATCGAGGAAAGCGTACGTGAAGGCGGCGATACGGGCGTGCCAGTGGTCGTCCGAGACCCGAATTCACCCAGTGCGAAGGTGCTGATGGGCTTGGCGATGTCGGTGGCTGCGCGGATGAGCATGGTTGTGCTCGGCTAA
- a CDS encoding PSP1 domain-containing protein codes for MSEPFIIGVQFEPVGKNYYFDASSYPDLQPGDPIVVRTSRGLQLANITQINLAVGDLELNGFKAIERPATPQDLLQRKTLAIREQEIVEEIRAHLAGQGLSAVKVLSAEFTLDGDRLYVLINVEPSVSVNAKKLQQDIKQMVKGVEVDLRQIGPRDAAKLIGGLGACGLELRCCSKFLTEFASISIRMSKAQDISLTPSEITGMCGRLRCCLIYEYDQYVEAIKTLPKRKRKVMTPMGEGKVVQILPLRQSVIVDLPQIGPREFSKEALDRAQRIADGQEVEPLPEEFPLDEPASIWLEDQAEANDVPETKRSDAKSGSKQRRGRKARRARGQKK; via the coding sequence ATGAGTGAACCGTTTATTATTGGCGTTCAATTCGAACCGGTCGGGAAAAATTATTATTTTGATGCTTCCAGCTATCCGGATCTTCAGCCTGGAGACCCGATTGTGGTCCGAACCAGCCGGGGCCTCCAGCTGGCAAATATCACCCAAATCAATTTGGCAGTCGGTGACCTTGAACTTAATGGCTTTAAAGCCATTGAACGACCAGCCACTCCGCAGGACTTGTTGCAAAGGAAGACCCTGGCCATCCGAGAACAGGAAATCGTTGAAGAAATACGCGCTCATCTGGCTGGGCAGGGATTGAGCGCAGTCAAGGTTCTCTCTGCAGAATTTACACTGGATGGTGACCGTTTGTATGTGCTGATCAATGTCGAACCATCGGTGAGCGTGAACGCGAAAAAGCTGCAGCAGGACATCAAGCAAATGGTCAAAGGTGTTGAAGTTGACTTGCGCCAGATTGGGCCGCGCGACGCAGCAAAACTGATCGGGGGCTTAGGAGCTTGCGGTCTGGAATTGCGCTGCTGTTCGAAATTCTTAACAGAATTTGCGTCGATCTCAATTCGGATGTCCAAAGCACAGGATATCTCGCTAACGCCCTCTGAGATTACTGGAATGTGCGGTCGACTGCGCTGCTGTTTGATTTATGAATACGACCAGTACGTCGAAGCGATTAAGACTCTGCCAAAACGAAAGCGTAAGGTGATGACGCCTATGGGAGAGGGTAAAGTCGTGCAGATCTTACCCTTGCGGCAGTCGGTCATTGTGGATCTTCCCCAAATTGGGCCGCGTGAATTCTCGAAAGAGGCGCTCGATCGCGCCCAGCGGATTGCAGATGGTCAAGAGGTTGAACCGCTGCCTGAGGAATTTCCACTGGATGAACCGGCTTCCATTTGGCTTGAGGATCAGGCTGAGGCGAACGACGTGCCAGAAACTAAAAGATCAGACGCTAAATCAGGTTCTAAGCAACGACGAGGTCGAAAAGCCCGTCGAGCGAGAGGTCAGAAGAAGTAA
- a CDS encoding PIG-L deacetylase family protein: METNENWLTTKNILVVLAHPDDPEFFLGGSIARWIKAGHHVRYVLLTRGDKGSNDPRLTAEQIAKIRIDEQRAAAEFLGVISVDFLGYEDGYLIPDLEMRKAVVRFIRKYRPQILVSCDPENLFPSQQYVNHPDHRAAGQVVVDAVFPAAGNQFFFPELLEEGYEPHEVEELWLSLTGKPDVRLDVTAHWNDKLQALKLHASQIGDPRAFEKRMLERAHSHQGKDFYVEEGFRRIIFRRISG; the protein is encoded by the coding sequence GTGGAAACGAATGAGAACTGGCTCACAACTAAAAATATCCTCGTCGTTTTAGCACATCCGGATGACCCGGAATTTTTTCTGGGTGGATCGATTGCCCGATGGATTAAAGCTGGGCACCACGTGCGCTACGTTTTGTTGACCAGAGGAGACAAGGGCTCCAATGACCCCCGGCTAACCGCCGAACAAATTGCCAAAATTCGCATCGATGAGCAAAGAGCAGCAGCGGAATTTTTAGGCGTTATCTCAGTTGACTTCCTGGGTTACGAGGATGGTTACCTGATTCCTGACCTTGAGATGCGGAAAGCGGTTGTGCGTTTCATCCGTAAGTACCGTCCGCAAATCCTTGTAAGCTGTGATCCCGAAAACCTCTTTCCCAGCCAGCAGTATGTTAACCATCCTGATCATCGCGCGGCAGGGCAGGTCGTGGTCGATGCGGTTTTTCCAGCGGCAGGCAACCAGTTTTTCTTCCCGGAGCTGCTGGAGGAAGGCTATGAACCCCATGAGGTTGAAGAGCTGTGGTTGAGCCTGACGGGTAAACCGGACGTTCGGCTGGATGTCACCGCACATTGGAATGACAAACTGCAGGCTTTGAAATTGCATGCCTCGCAGATTGGTGACCCGCGAGCCTTTGAAAAACGGATGCTCGAACGGGCACATAGCCATCAGGGCAAAGATTTTTATGTCGAAGAGGGGTTTCGGCGAATTATTTTCAGGAGGATTTCAGGATGA
- a CDS encoding M20 metallopeptidase family protein — translation MTILDKAFDLREETIARRRDFHQNPELAFNEVRTAQIVAQELRDLGLEVTTGVAKTGVIGLLHGAAETPVLGLRFDMDALPIQEETGAPYASVVPGKMHACGHDCHTAVGLSVAKLLAAQKDELQGTIKFIFQPAEEMDGGAARMIAEGVLENPSLDYIMGFHVWNELPIGSYGLVPGPLMAASEIFNVKISGKGGHGAQPHATRDPILAAAHVITALQSIVSRNVDPLDTAVVSVCQVEAGTANNIIPQEALLTGTLRAFKPEVMAIVKERFRTIITEIAGTMGCQTEIELITVTEPVINDEALVALMTEITLEIHPDATIVTNMQTMGGEDFSLMMKKAPGCFMMVGSANPERGLNYGHHHPKFDVDESCLPYAVAIMAQGAMRVLERHPG, via the coding sequence ATGACAATTTTGGACAAGGCTTTCGATCTGCGCGAGGAAACGATCGCCAGGCGGCGTGATTTTCATCAAAATCCGGAACTGGCTTTCAATGAAGTTCGCACAGCTCAAATTGTGGCACAAGAGCTGCGGGATTTAGGGTTGGAGGTGACCACCGGGGTCGCCAAAACCGGTGTGATCGGACTGTTGCACGGCGCTGCTGAGACACCTGTACTGGGTTTGCGCTTTGATATGGACGCGCTGCCAATCCAGGAGGAGACCGGAGCGCCTTATGCCTCTGTGGTGCCTGGAAAGATGCATGCTTGCGGGCACGACTGTCATACCGCTGTGGGATTAAGCGTGGCTAAGCTTCTGGCTGCTCAAAAGGATGAGCTACAAGGGACGATCAAGTTTATATTCCAACCGGCGGAGGAGATGGACGGAGGCGCGGCGCGCATGATTGCAGAAGGCGTTCTGGAAAACCCGAGCCTGGATTACATCATGGGCTTTCATGTATGGAATGAGCTACCAATCGGTTCTTATGGGCTCGTCCCAGGCCCGCTGATGGCAGCATCTGAAATTTTCAATGTGAAGATCAGCGGGAAGGGCGGTCATGGTGCCCAGCCTCATGCTACGCGAGACCCGATACTGGCTGCGGCTCACGTCATCACTGCGCTGCAATCGATTGTTTCCCGTAATGTGGACCCGCTGGATACGGCAGTGGTCTCCGTCTGCCAGGTTGAAGCGGGAACAGCCAATAATATCATCCCGCAAGAAGCGCTATTAACCGGAACATTGCGCGCCTTCAAACCTGAGGTGATGGCGATAGTGAAAGAACGCTTCAGAACGATTATCACCGAAATAGCGGGCACGATGGGTTGCCAGACCGAGATTGAATTAATCACGGTCACCGAACCGGTGATCAACGACGAAGCGCTAGTAGCACTGATGACCGAGATTACCCTGGAAATTCACCCGGATGCAACGATTGTGACGAACATGCAAACCATGGGAGGCGAAGATTTCTCGCTGATGATGAAAAAGGCGCCCGGCTGTTTTATGATGGTGGGATCAGCCAACCCCGAGCGCGGCTTGAATTACGGGCATCATCACCCAAAATTTGATGTGGATGAGTCGTGCTTGCCCTATGCTGTGGCGATCATGGCGCAGGGCGCAATGAGGGTTTTAGAGCGTCACCCAGGCTGA